In one Suricata suricatta isolate VVHF042 chromosome 9, meerkat_22Aug2017_6uvM2_HiC, whole genome shotgun sequence genomic region, the following are encoded:
- the RNASE9 gene encoding inactive ribonuclease-like protein 9 encodes MQTPLTLRPFAPLLLLLLLLQPLQLKFLHQNGRMSEEKAELFEDYLEELDSTGPTLPPTKDVFKSHTIIDPERPLTDYYYCTDEVKMKNVHNRFHCVKEHFFLLASFEELQEACYNLFVPCKNGVKKCHRSRQSIKGVYCNLISGTRMPNCVYASSYRQGYVLLTCRWQNDIQEMVPTYINDITEIKDVTKKKHVPQRYFY; translated from the coding sequence ATGCAGACTCCGCTCACCCTGCGGCCCTTCGCTCCgctgctcctgctgctcctgctgctgcagcCGCTGCAGTTGAAATTCTTGCATCAAAATGGGCGGATGTCGGAGGAAAAGGCAGAGCTATTTGAAGATTATTTGGAGGAGCTGGACAGCACAGGACCTACGCTACCACCCACTAAAGATGTTTTCAAAAGTCATACCATTATCGATCCGGAAAGACCCTTAACTGATTACTACTACTGTACTgatgaagtaaaaatgaaaaatgtccacAACAGATTTCATTGTGTAAAAGAACATTTCTTCCTCCTGGCATCATTTGAGGAACTGCAAGAAGCCTGTTACAATCTGTTCGTGCCTTGTAAAAATGGAGTGAAGAAGTGTCACAGGAGCAGGCAATCAATAAAAGGAGTATACTGTAATTTAATCAGTGGAACAAGGATGCCAAACTGTGTCTATGCATCTTCTTATAGGCAGGGATACGTCCTTTTGACTTGTCGATGGCAAAATGATATTCAAGAAATGGTCCCCACTTACATAAATGATATTACGGAGATAAAGGATGTTACCAAGAAGAAACATGTCCCCCAACGTTACTTCTACTGA